A part of Sandaracinaceae bacterium genomic DNA contains:
- a CDS encoding flagellar motor switch protein FliG, which translates to MTTAADVEASAEELLAKNGLARIKVDKSSLKRLSGAERALLFLVSLDESVATRILGHLGDEEVRLLRDSSSAMTEAPPTAIKAVHHDFLERVRQGMPASLKGSSAYLRRLAGNALGEGRASELWSDKPKSEGAAALARLETGVLQALLDAEQPQTVAIVLSQLPAAKASEIIEKMDPARRQDVMLRLAQLESIPEAVFQNIEQAFQVHVDALAEVQRREIPGKKSAADIVKRLPAEVGEELLEALRGASQDAADAIEKALFTFEDLGRVDSRGMQQLLKEVATDQLTLALKTASEELKEKVFGNISSRAADLLHEELELMGPVKLSDVEEAQQAIIQIALELEKDGRIAIAREGGGDYV; encoded by the coding sequence GTGACCACCGCAGCAGACGTCGAGGCGAGCGCGGAGGAGCTGTTGGCCAAGAACGGGCTCGCCCGGATCAAGGTCGACAAGAGCTCGCTGAAGCGCCTGAGCGGCGCGGAGAGGGCGCTGCTCTTCCTGGTCAGCCTCGACGAGAGCGTCGCGACGCGCATCCTCGGCCACCTCGGCGACGAGGAGGTCCGGCTGCTCCGTGACTCCTCCTCGGCGATGACCGAGGCGCCGCCCACGGCGATCAAGGCCGTGCACCACGACTTCCTCGAGCGCGTCCGGCAGGGCATGCCGGCGAGCCTCAAGGGGAGCAGCGCGTACCTGCGCCGCCTCGCGGGCAACGCGCTCGGTGAGGGCCGCGCCTCGGAGCTCTGGAGTGACAAGCCCAAGAGCGAAGGCGCCGCCGCGCTGGCCCGGCTCGAGACCGGTGTCCTCCAGGCGCTCCTCGACGCGGAGCAGCCCCAGACCGTGGCCATCGTGCTCAGCCAGCTCCCGGCCGCGAAGGCGTCCGAGATCATCGAGAAGATGGACCCGGCCCGTCGTCAGGACGTCATGCTTCGCCTGGCGCAGCTCGAGAGCATCCCCGAGGCGGTGTTCCAGAACATCGAGCAGGCCTTCCAGGTCCACGTCGACGCGCTCGCCGAGGTGCAGCGCCGCGAGATCCCCGGCAAGAAGTCCGCGGCGGACATCGTCAAGCGCCTGCCGGCCGAGGTCGGCGAGGAGCTGCTCGAGGCGCTCCGCGGCGCGAGCCAGGACGCGGCCGACGCCATCGAGAAGGCGCTCTTCACCTTCGAGGATCTCGGCCGGGTCGACAGCCGCGGCATGCAGCAGCTCCTCAAGGAGGTCGCGACCGACCAGCTCACGCTCGCGCTCAAGACCGCGAGCGAAGAGCTCAAGGAGAAGGTCTTCGGCAACATCTCGAGCCGCGCGGCGGATCTCCTGCACGAGGAGCTCGAGCTGATGGGCCCGGTCAAGCTCAGCGACGTCGAGGAGGCGCAGCAGGCCATCATCCAGATCGCGCTCGAGCTCGAGAAGGACGGCCGCATCGCCATCGCGCGAGAGGGTGGCGGCGACTATGTCTGA
- a CDS encoding FliH/SctL family protein, whose translation MTAKAFRFPVVERSEAKPGWLDAKSAPVRKVAFATVQPTPQKPRPAAPVQAAPPPESAAAPESGAAPESAPPAAPESQAAPVMAPQMETRAILEQLESELRAEIDAEMEKARAELVALRDELDAEKRTLQEEKARYAQAAVELAAARELAFGEAEEPLLELACGIAEAIVGASLERDPELWTAFATAALESLDDPRDAKLRAGQDAFAMLLDALGAPEVTYRGVRVPIVVDPSLDGLGCVAEAGRSRVDGRLAERLDAVKDALIHERRRAKEAP comes from the coding sequence ATGACCGCCAAGGCCTTCCGCTTCCCGGTCGTCGAGCGCAGCGAGGCGAAGCCCGGGTGGCTCGACGCGAAGAGCGCCCCGGTGCGCAAGGTCGCGTTCGCGACCGTCCAGCCGACCCCGCAGAAGCCGCGGCCCGCGGCGCCGGTGCAGGCCGCGCCGCCGCCCGAGAGCGCGGCTGCGCCCGAGAGCGGGGCCGCGCCCGAGAGCGCGCCGCCGGCCGCACCCGAGAGCCAGGCCGCGCCCGTCATGGCGCCGCAGATGGAGACCCGCGCCATCCTCGAGCAGCTCGAGTCCGAGCTCCGCGCCGAGATCGACGCCGAGATGGAGAAGGCGCGCGCGGAGCTGGTCGCCCTCCGGGACGAGCTCGACGCCGAGAAGCGGACCCTCCAGGAGGAGAAGGCGCGCTACGCCCAGGCCGCGGTCGAGCTGGCCGCCGCGCGCGAGCTGGCCTTCGGCGAGGCCGAGGAGCCGCTCCTCGAGCTGGCGTGCGGGATCGCGGAGGCCATCGTCGGCGCGTCGCTCGAGCGCGACCCGGAGCTCTGGACCGCCTTCGCGACGGCCGCGCTCGAGAGCCTCGACGACCCGCGCGACGCGAAGCTGCGCGCCGGTCAGGACGCCTTCGCGATGCTGCTCGACGCCCTCGGCGCGCCCGAGGTGACCTACCGCGGCGTACGCGTGCCCATCGTCGTCGACCCTTCGCTCGACGGGCTCGGCTGCGTGGCCGAGGCGGGGCGCTCGCGGGTCGACGGACGGCTCGCCGAGCGGCTCGACGCGGTCAAGGACGCGCTCATCCACGAGCGCCGCCGCGCGAAGGAGGCGCCGTGA
- a CDS encoding FliI/YscN family ATPase produces MIALDRYLPVAREAARPALDGWLSEAVGLVLEAQGVRASIGDLYRLRPVDQPPIEAEVVGVRGDRTLLMPLGATEGLEVGTPIRRVGRAARAEVGPGLLGRVVDGLGRPLDGMPAPHLDAERPLYGKPPSPLQRRPIEAELPTGVRAIDGLLTLAEGQRIGIFAGGGVGKSTLLGMLVRRMRADVAVIALIGERGREVEEFVNRTLGEEGLQKAVVVAATSADPPLVRARGALYATAIAEHFRDQGKRVLLMMDSVTRYAMALREIGLAIGEPPTTKGYTPSVFAALPRLLERAGTSTGPGSITGLYTVLVEGDDMGDPIADAARAILDGHVLLSRKLAERGHFPAIDVPRSISRCMSSVASSDRMRMAQDARALLAAHAEAEDLVAIGAYQAGSVPRLDRALARMPALESFLRQPFSEDAGDSVDGALRAIWEEPK; encoded by the coding sequence GTGATCGCCCTCGATCGCTACCTCCCCGTGGCCCGCGAGGCCGCGCGCCCGGCGCTCGACGGCTGGCTCTCCGAGGCGGTCGGCCTCGTTCTCGAGGCCCAGGGCGTGCGCGCGTCGATCGGCGACCTCTACCGCCTGCGCCCGGTCGACCAGCCGCCCATCGAGGCGGAGGTCGTGGGCGTGCGCGGCGACCGCACCCTGCTCATGCCGCTCGGCGCGACCGAGGGGCTCGAGGTCGGCACGCCGATCCGGCGCGTCGGTCGCGCGGCGCGGGCCGAGGTGGGCCCGGGACTGCTCGGCCGCGTGGTCGACGGCCTCGGGCGCCCGCTCGACGGCATGCCCGCCCCGCACCTCGACGCCGAGCGCCCGCTCTACGGCAAGCCGCCGAGCCCGCTCCAGCGCCGCCCCATCGAGGCGGAGCTGCCCACCGGCGTGCGCGCGATCGACGGGCTGCTGACGCTCGCCGAGGGACAGCGCATCGGCATCTTCGCCGGCGGCGGCGTCGGGAAGAGCACGCTCCTCGGCATGCTCGTGCGCCGGATGCGCGCGGACGTCGCGGTCATCGCGCTCATCGGCGAGCGCGGCCGCGAGGTCGAGGAGTTCGTCAACCGCACCCTCGGCGAAGAGGGGCTGCAGAAGGCGGTCGTCGTCGCGGCGACCAGCGCCGACCCGCCGCTGGTCCGGGCGCGCGGCGCGCTCTACGCGACCGCGATCGCCGAGCACTTCCGCGACCAGGGCAAGCGCGTCCTGCTGATGATGGACAGCGTCACCCGCTACGCGATGGCGCTCCGCGAGATCGGCCTCGCGATCGGCGAGCCCCCGACCACCAAGGGCTACACCCCGAGCGTGTTCGCGGCCCTGCCGCGGCTCCTCGAGCGGGCGGGCACCTCGACCGGCCCGGGGTCGATCACCGGCCTCTACACCGTGCTCGTCGAGGGCGACGACATGGGCGATCCCATCGCCGACGCGGCCCGCGCGATCCTCGACGGCCACGTGCTGCTCTCGCGCAAGCTCGCCGAGCGCGGCCACTTCCCGGCCATCGACGTGCCGCGCTCGATCTCGCGCTGCATGTCCTCGGTGGCCAGCTCGGACCGCATGCGCATGGCGCAGGACGCGCGCGCGCTGCTCGCGGCCCACGCGGAGGCCGAGGACCTGGTCGCGATCGGCGCGTACCAGGCCGGCTCGGTGCCGCGGCTCGATCGTGCGCTGGCGCGCATGCCAGCCCTCGAATCTTTCCTCCGTCAGCCGTTCTCCGAAGACGCAGGGGATTCCGTCGACGGAGCCCTCCGCGCCATCTGGGAGGAGCCGAAGTGA
- a CDS encoding flagellar FliJ family protein, which yields MTERHRLTRIIRLKERIRDAKRGALAAAEADRQQATARVEQAEAQVIELVRGYCATGDFDARELVHRASLVEAAREQREAMQAQLAELEEERDRRAAALAEAGREVRSLEVLDDRLAAEEKAAEGRREQAMLDERGVRYQRRAG from the coding sequence GTGACCGAACGCCATCGCCTGACGCGCATCATCCGCCTCAAGGAGCGCATCCGCGACGCCAAGCGCGGCGCGCTCGCCGCGGCGGAGGCGGACCGTCAGCAGGCCACCGCGCGGGTGGAGCAGGCCGAAGCGCAGGTGATCGAGCTCGTTCGCGGCTACTGCGCGACGGGCGACTTCGACGCGCGCGAGCTGGTGCACCGGGCGAGCCTGGTCGAGGCCGCGCGCGAGCAGCGCGAGGCGATGCAGGCCCAGCTCGCCGAGCTCGAGGAGGAGCGGGATCGCCGCGCGGCCGCGCTCGCCGAGGCCGGCCGCGAGGTGCGCAGCCTCGAGGTGCTCGACGACCGGCTCGCGGCCGAGGAGAAGGCGGCCGAGGGGCGACGCGAGCAGGCGATGCTCGACGAGCGCGGCGTCCGCTACCAGCGGAGGGCCGGATGA
- a CDS encoding flagellar hook-length control protein FliK, with the protein MKVDFDRRAARPPAPPRKEEPSEFSMSLAATLAAQPRPLERVPTVKPRRDDSAERVTEPAPARPIVIGGPVTVSARGDAARQVEGGPLRAAAIPSIQVLEAMEGEEGVVAGAVAVAGSASAAASATAAASATAPASAPATAAASASASATATATATATATASESATASESATGSESATDSATASAAAKASEAGDQTAAEGETAAGATASKVAGRSAAGASEAGSPKELAAAAAQVPGGATALQKAAAASSVDGASVDGASVGGAPVDGDLAASGDAAQIEGKGESERHAGDADAAEGDAEARFDADSEDGEGGRHHAGAGAEEDAARARATQVTAPDLPRPQTSGRAPRDPSDAHEAEVPMPPPADEEEAEAFRHVRWSLLRDAAGAERARVRIEHPTLGSLRLEFGLEEDGLDVRVLAPSLVAALRLEKDEDRIRAVLREHGTRLAKLRVVADGRPERKTLSRPRPSAPGRLSTEA; encoded by the coding sequence ATGAAGGTCGACTTCGACCGCCGGGCCGCGCGCCCGCCTGCGCCGCCGCGCAAGGAAGAGCCGAGCGAGTTCTCGATGTCGCTCGCGGCCACCCTCGCCGCGCAGCCGCGACCGCTCGAGAGGGTCCCCACCGTGAAGCCGCGCCGTGACGACAGCGCCGAGCGGGTCACGGAGCCGGCGCCGGCCCGACCGATCGTGATCGGCGGGCCCGTGACGGTCAGCGCGCGCGGCGACGCGGCGCGCCAGGTCGAGGGCGGGCCGCTGCGCGCGGCGGCCATCCCGAGCATCCAGGTCCTGGAGGCGATGGAAGGTGAAGAAGGCGTGGTGGCCGGGGCCGTCGCCGTCGCTGGTTCCGCATCCGCTGCCGCTTCCGCGACCGCTGCCGCTTCCGCGACCGCTCCCGCATCCGCTCCCGCGACCGCTGCCGCTTCCGCTTCCGCTTCCGCGACCGCGACCGCGACCGCCACCGCGACCGCGACCGCCTCCGAGTCCGCGACCGCCTCCGAGTCCGCGACCGGCTCCGAGTCCGCGACCGACTCCGCGACCGCGTCCGCCGCCGCGAAGGCTTCCGAGGCGGGGGATCAGACCGCCGCCGAGGGCGAGACCGCCGCGGGCGCCACGGCGTCGAAGGTGGCGGGTCGGTCTGCGGCCGGGGCGTCCGAGGCCGGGAGCCCGAAGGAGCTGGCGGCCGCGGCCGCTCAGGTGCCCGGCGGCGCGACGGCGCTTCAGAAGGCCGCCGCCGCCTCCTCGGTCGATGGCGCCTCGGTCGACGGCGCCTCGGTCGGCGGGGCGCCGGTCGACGGCGACCTCGCCGCGAGCGGCGACGCGGCGCAGATCGAAGGCAAGGGCGAGAGCGAGAGGCACGCCGGGGACGCGGACGCCGCGGAGGGCGACGCCGAGGCGCGCTTCGACGCCGACTCCGAAGACGGCGAGGGCGGACGACACCACGCGGGCGCGGGCGCGGAGGAAGACGCGGCGCGCGCGCGGGCCACCCAGGTGACGGCCCCCGACCTGCCGCGGCCGCAGACCAGCGGGCGCGCGCCGCGCGATCCGTCCGACGCCCACGAGGCCGAGGTCCCGATGCCGCCGCCGGCGGACGAGGAAGAGGCGGAGGCGTTCCGACACGTGCGATGGAGCTTGCTCCGGGACGCGGCGGGCGCGGAGCGGGCGCGGGTCCGCATCGAGCACCCCACGCTCGGCAGCCTGCGCCTCGAGTTCGGCCTCGAAGAAGACGGCCTCGACGTGCGCGTCCTCGCCCCGAGCCTCGTCGCCGCCCTTCGCCTCGAGAAGGACGAAGACCGGATCCGCGCCGTGCTCCGGGAGCACGGCACCCGCCTCGCCAAGCTCCGCGTGGTCGCGGACGGACGGCCAGAGCGGAAGACCCTTTCGCGTCCGCGCCCCAGCGCGCCGGGACGCTTGTCCACGGAGGCCTGA
- a CDS encoding FlgD immunoglobulin-like domain containing protein, producing the protein MEIDNRSGATALGGNSVGEASTDLDRDAFMQLLVTQIRNQDPMDPMDTRDMMAQLTQLTSVEHLIGIEQGIQTLGVASASIANAQVAGFVGKTVTADSSSLRLEEAGSAPGAFDLDARASNVTVTIRDEEGRVVRTLELEGDRFPGTHRYEWDGMDDAGNRLSPGRYRVEVAATDSRGNPVGADTEVRGTVTGVSYEHGYPELILDGEHKVLMGDVRRVDDGPGGSPGEHRPSGGAAPTIEGELPSLETSTPLIDPAVALSSYTR; encoded by the coding sequence ATGGAGATCGACAACAGAAGCGGCGCGACCGCGCTCGGGGGCAACAGCGTCGGAGAGGCGAGCACCGACCTCGACCGCGACGCGTTCATGCAGCTCCTCGTGACGCAGATCCGCAATCAGGATCCGATGGACCCGATGGACACGCGCGACATGATGGCCCAGCTCACCCAGCTGACCTCGGTCGAGCACCTCATCGGAATCGAGCAAGGCATCCAGACGCTCGGCGTCGCGTCGGCCTCCATCGCCAACGCGCAGGTCGCCGGCTTCGTCGGCAAGACCGTCACCGCCGACTCCAGCTCGCTCCGGCTCGAAGAGGCGGGCAGCGCGCCCGGCGCCTTCGACCTCGACGCGCGCGCCTCCAACGTGACGGTGACCATCCGCGACGAAGAGGGCCGCGTGGTCCGCACCCTCGAGCTCGAGGGCGACCGCTTCCCCGGCACCCACCGCTACGAGTGGGACGGCATGGACGACGCGGGCAACCGGCTCTCACCCGGGCGCTACCGGGTCGAGGTCGCGGCCACCGACTCCCGCGGCAACCCCGTCGGCGCCGACACCGAGGTTCGCGGCACCGTGACCGGCGTCAGCTACGAGCACGGCTACCCGGAGCTCATCCTCGACGGCGAGCACAAGGTCCTCATGGGCGACGTCCGCCGCGTCGACGACGGCCCCGGCGGAAGCCCTGGCGAGCACCGACCCTCCGGCGGCGCCGCGCCCACCATCGAGGGCGAGCTGCCCTCTCTCGAGACCTCCACCCCCCTCATCGACCCCGCGGTCGCGCTGTCCTCGTACACGCGCTGA
- a CDS encoding flagellar hook protein FlgE has product MKSLNTATSGIRSHSEALSVVGDNIANVNTVGYKRSRANFQDMLGRSIAGSSALPQAGAGARVGSIQQMWAQGALMTTESPTDLALNGSGFFVVKGNSGGVEGNFYTRAGQYNLDQEGYLVNQEGLRLQGYPADGTGAVGGTLGDLQVEQGTIGANATTSADIGANLDSETAVRTDAWDPSDPSGTSDFSSNVTVYDSLGNAHEVTVYYRKTGANAWEWHAMADGAEVTGGTPGTPFEGASGTLTFTTDGMLDTETTSASSWDFVDATPGQAVTFDFGDSITTDSGTGMSGTTQYASPSTNTGISQDGYGAGEVAGISIGQDGTIEGVFTNGQRRVLGQVAVADFASVDGLERAGQGLWIETQASGEAVVGAAGTGGRGAVVAGALEGSNVDLAREFVDLIAYQRGFSANGRIVSTADEMYQELVNLKR; this is encoded by the coding sequence ATGAAGTCCTTGAACACCGCGACCTCCGGCATCCGCAGCCACAGCGAGGCGCTCTCCGTCGTCGGCGACAACATCGCCAACGTCAACACGGTCGGCTACAAGCGCTCGCGCGCGAATTTCCAGGACATGCTCGGGCGCAGCATCGCCGGCTCGAGCGCGCTCCCCCAGGCGGGCGCCGGCGCTCGCGTGGGCAGCATCCAGCAGATGTGGGCGCAGGGCGCCTTGATGACGACCGAGTCCCCCACGGACCTCGCGCTCAACGGCTCGGGCTTCTTCGTGGTCAAGGGCAACTCGGGCGGCGTGGAGGGCAACTTCTACACCCGCGCCGGGCAGTACAACCTCGACCAGGAGGGCTACCTGGTGAACCAGGAGGGCCTGCGCCTGCAGGGCTACCCCGCCGACGGCACCGGCGCGGTCGGCGGCACCCTCGGTGACCTCCAGGTGGAGCAGGGCACCATCGGCGCGAACGCGACGACGAGCGCGGACATCGGCGCCAACCTCGACTCGGAGACCGCGGTCCGCACCGACGCCTGGGACCCGTCCGACCCCTCGGGCACCAGCGACTTCTCCTCGAACGTGACGGTCTACGACTCGCTCGGGAACGCGCACGAGGTCACGGTGTACTATCGCAAGACCGGCGCGAACGCGTGGGAGTGGCACGCGATGGCCGACGGGGCCGAGGTCACCGGCGGCACGCCCGGGACGCCCTTCGAGGGCGCGAGCGGCACGCTGACCTTCACCACCGACGGCATGCTGGACACCGAGACGACGAGCGCGTCGAGCTGGGACTTCGTCGACGCCACGCCGGGCCAGGCGGTCACCTTCGACTTCGGCGACTCGATCACCACCGACTCCGGGACCGGGATGAGCGGCACCACGCAGTACGCGTCCCCCTCCACCAACACCGGCATCAGCCAGGACGGCTACGGCGCCGGCGAGGTCGCCGGGATCTCCATCGGCCAGGACGGGACCATCGAGGGCGTGTTCACCAACGGCCAGCGCCGCGTGCTCGGACAGGTCGCGGTGGCCGACTTCGCGAGCGTCGACGGACTCGAGCGGGCCGGTCAGGGCCTGTGGATCGAGACCCAGGCGAGCGGCGAGGCGGTGGTCGGCGCGGCCGGCACCGGCGGGCGCGGCGCGGTGGTGGCCGGAGCGCTCGAGGGCAGCAACGTCGACCTCGCCCGCGAGTTCGTCGACCTCATCGCCTACCAGCGCGGCTTCTCCGCCAACGGCCGGATCGTGAGCACGGCGGACGAGATGTACCAGGAGCTGGTGAACCTCAAGCGCTAG
- a CDS encoding prepilin-type N-terminal cleavage/methylation domain-containing protein, whose protein sequence is MRGNRRRAGFTLVELMTVVAIIGVLAALAIPTFVGYTRRARTSEATTQLGDLYHHAAGYYVAEYPPGRSAMVTYSACVVGSAGPVPGVPRGSAVVANFESDPSFAALGFGSPGAVRYGYEIVSTGGCRHEAGESLYSFRAIGDLDGDGVTSLFEVAAGSNSDNVLTRTPGHYTEASLE, encoded by the coding sequence GTGCGGGGAAATCGGAGACGGGCCGGGTTCACGTTGGTCGAGCTCATGACGGTGGTGGCCATCATCGGCGTGCTGGCGGCGCTCGCGATCCCGACCTTCGTCGGCTACACGCGGCGCGCGCGGACCAGCGAGGCCACCACCCAGCTCGGCGACCTCTACCACCACGCCGCCGGCTACTACGTGGCCGAGTACCCGCCCGGGCGCTCGGCCATGGTGACCTACTCCGCGTGCGTGGTCGGCAGCGCAGGCCCCGTCCCGGGGGTGCCGCGCGGCTCGGCGGTGGTCGCGAACTTCGAGAGCGACCCGAGCTTCGCGGCCCTCGGCTTCGGTTCTCCCGGCGCGGTGCGTTACGGCTACGAGATCGTCTCGACCGGCGGCTGTCGCCACGAGGCCGGCGAGTCGCTCTACAGCTTCCGCGCGATCGGTGACCTCGACGGCGACGGAGTGACGAGCCTCTTCGAGGTCGCGGCGGGCTCCAACTCGGACAACGTGCTCACCCGCACGCCGGGCCACTACACCGAGGCGTCGCTCGAGTAG
- a CDS encoding YndJ family transporter: protein MQRTADLPRTFLLVSACVGVALSVSLRFLEGPGSDAISRVLTLAVLGVVPLTLAAAPLSGVPRLATLAAYAQPLCGAAVVVALAKPVSPEAGAWAAAWVGFSLLVAITGATLVLRGGLRRPETLATGAALAYLPVGAGWLVLSRLGLRPLDFDPLIVVLTAVHFHFAALAAPVLAVRVGLALDGVKRRVALGAALATAAAPPLVAVGIAWAPWLALVGAVVLAASLLTIATLTLGWAWRRLRSRVAKPLLLISGVSLLLSMPLAVLYAWGEATGETVIGIQWMLRTHGYANAHGFVVCGLFAWVLEDRLLEHRRVYSSDASV, encoded by the coding sequence ATGCAACGCACCGCCGATCTGCCCCGCACGTTCCTCCTCGTCAGCGCCTGCGTCGGCGTGGCGCTCTCGGTCTCGCTGCGTTTCCTGGAGGGGCCGGGGAGCGACGCGATCTCCCGGGTCCTGACGCTCGCGGTGCTGGGCGTCGTCCCGTTGACGCTGGCCGCGGCGCCGCTCTCTGGGGTCCCTCGCCTCGCGACGCTCGCCGCCTACGCCCAGCCCCTCTGCGGCGCGGCGGTGGTGGTGGCCCTGGCCAAGCCCGTCTCTCCCGAGGCGGGCGCGTGGGCGGCGGCGTGGGTGGGCTTCTCCCTGCTCGTGGCGATCACGGGCGCGACGTTGGTGTTGCGCGGGGGCCTGCGCCGCCCCGAGACGCTCGCCACCGGCGCCGCGCTCGCGTACCTCCCGGTCGGCGCGGGCTGGCTCGTGCTCTCGCGGCTCGGCCTGCGGCCGCTGGACTTCGACCCGCTCATCGTCGTCCTGACCGCGGTGCACTTTCACTTCGCGGCCCTCGCCGCGCCCGTGCTGGCGGTGCGGGTCGGGCTGGCCCTCGACGGCGTGAAGCGGCGCGTCGCGCTGGGCGCCGCGCTCGCGACGGCGGCGGCGCCTCCCCTGGTGGCGGTGGGCATCGCGTGGGCCCCGTGGCTGGCGCTGGTGGGCGCGGTGGTGCTGGCGGCGTCGCTGCTGACGATCGCCACCTTGACCCTCGGCTGGGCCTGGCGGCGGCTGCGCAGCCGGGTCGCGAAGCCGCTGCTGCTGATCAGCGGCGTCTCGTTGCTGCTGTCGATGCCGCTCGCGGTCCTCTACGCGTGGGGGGAGGCGACGGGCGAGACGGTGATCGGGATCCAGTGGATGCTGCGCACCCACGGCTACGCCAACGCGCACGGCTTCGTCGTCTGCGGGCTCTTCGCCTGGGTCCTGGAAGACCGGCTGCTGGAGCACAGGCGCGTCTACTCGAGCGACGCCTCGGTGTAG